Within the Acidimicrobiales bacterium genome, the region GGGATGTCGGGCACCACCGCCCGGGTGAGTGTTGTGGGGGGCATAAAGGCGACTCCCAGAGAGTTCCAGTGAGCGGATCCCCCACCCTTGCGAGTGGGAGGCGGGTGCTTTACGCTGGGGCCCATAAGCGGAAGCATCCTCCGGTACTATAACGGAGGCAGCCTCCGCTTTGTCAAGGGGACCGGATGTGACTTCCAACCAGCAGGCGGCACCGGCTCGGGCCCAGCGGTCCGACGCGGCCCGCAACCGGGAGCGGCTGCTGGAGGTGGCGTCGGATGCCTTCGCCCGGGAGGGTGTGGACGCCTCGCTGGAGAGGATCGCCAAGGACGCCGGGGTGGGGGTCGGCACCCTCTACCGCCACTTCCCCACCCGGGACGCCCTGGTCGAGGCGGTCTTCCGTCGCAACGTCGAGGCGGTGGTCGCCGACGCCGACGAGCTGCTCGCGACCAAGCCCCCGGGTGAGGCCCTGGCCGAGTGGATGCAGCGCTTCGTGGCCTACGTCGCCGCCAAGCGGGGCCTGGCCACCCACCTCAAGAGCGTGCTGGCCGCCGACTCCGAGCTGTTCACCCACAGCCACGCCCAGCTGAGCTCGGCCATCGAGCGGCTGGTCACGGCGGCGGCGGGCTCGGGGGACATCCGCAGCGACGCCGACCCGACCGACGTGCTGCGCGCCCTGTCGGGGGTGTGCCTGATGAGCGACGCTCCGGGCTGGCAGGACCAGGCGTGCCGGATCTCGGCGCTGCTGATGGACGGGCTGCGCTACGGCGCCGGCCCCTCCCGGTAGCGCCCGGCAGCGCCGCCCGCCCGTGAAGGCCGCCGTCTACTACCAGACGGGTCCACCCGACGTCTTCCGGTACGAGGACGTCCCCGATCCGGAGCCGGGCCCGGGCGAGATCCTCGTCGACGTCGAGGCGGTCAGCATCGAGGGCGGGGACACCCTGAGCCGGCTGCAGGGGGAGCTGGCCCGCACGCCTCACATCGTCGGCTACCAGGCCGGCGGGACCGTGGCGCGCTGCGGCCCCGGTGCCGACCGCTTTGCCGTCGGCGACCGGGTCGTGACCGTCGGACTCGACGGGTCCCACGCCGAGAGGCGCGTCGTGCCCCAGGGCTTCGCCTGGAAGGTTCCCGGAGGCCTGGCGCCGGTCGAAGCCGCATCTGTGCCCATCGCCTCCGCCACCGCCCACGACTGCCTGTTCGAGTTCGGC harbors:
- a CDS encoding TetR/AcrR family transcriptional regulator, translating into MTSNQQAAPARAQRSDAARNRERLLEVASDAFAREGVDASLERIAKDAGVGVGTLYRHFPTRDALVEAVFRRNVEAVVADADELLATKPPGEALAEWMQRFVAYVAAKRGLATHLKSVLAADSELFTHSHAQLSSAIERLVTAAAGSGDIRSDADPTDVLRALSGVCLMSDAPGWQDQACRISALLMDGLRYGAGPSR